A window of Mucilaginibacter paludis DSM 18603 contains these coding sequences:
- a CDS encoding RagB/SusD family nutrient uptake outer membrane protein — MKKIILGILSMLAVATIIPSCQKTDVAVTSEITPDTYPKTAAQLTSAEGPVFVALRADYAGSYWFTQSCSTDEAVLPSFGPNWIDGNKYLELHRHTWTKDNAWVTSNWNYLTNIIGTTNQTISIFRASAPAGAAKSTSLAELKTVRALAYFMMMDSYGNVPLDTLYGSKDLKTNAKRSEVFNFVESELKASLPYLKTTVATATYGLPTKWLAYSILAKMYLNAAVYTGTSRYDDCIAACDQIISSGLYSLEPMATYLQMFYPTNGPSQKEFIFAIPYDASTSNGNMFFARYDLNRNLGIRYSYSGSTAGAYTDPVINQSTGNGLVNNSPSGPRMTTSEFYAYFDDANDVRNKQWLTGQQYWQDGTPIMVSSTNLGYNQFYTGGSPKTTYVYSLVLSPLTSSSVRSGTASSFDLGNDEIAWNIGYRNIKFFPDYTNTISRNQNNDMPIFRYSDIILMKAEAILRGGAPTLGATALSLVNQIKAVRTTTAALGSVTLSTIYSERCKELAWEGWHRNDMIRFGMFENSYGLGKTNADVTRRIFPIPSTAMSANSALVQNTGY; from the coding sequence ATGAAAAAGATAATTTTAGGGATATTGAGTATGCTGGCTGTTGCCACCATCATACCATCCTGCCAAAAAACCGATGTTGCGGTTACCTCTGAAATAACGCCCGACACTTATCCTAAAACGGCGGCTCAGCTTACCTCGGCTGAGGGACCGGTTTTTGTTGCACTTCGTGCTGACTATGCTGGCTCGTATTGGTTTACACAAAGCTGTTCTACCGATGAAGCTGTTTTACCAAGCTTTGGCCCAAACTGGATAGATGGCAACAAATACCTGGAACTGCACAGACATACCTGGACTAAAGATAATGCCTGGGTAACCTCTAATTGGAACTACCTTACCAACATCATTGGTACAACCAACCAAACTATCTCCATCTTTAGGGCTTCGGCACCGGCGGGAGCTGCAAAAAGCACAAGCCTGGCTGAGTTGAAAACCGTGAGAGCACTGGCTTATTTCATGATGATGGATTCGTATGGTAATGTTCCATTAGATACCCTTTACGGTTCAAAAGACTTAAAAACAAACGCTAAAAGAAGCGAGGTATTTAATTTTGTGGAAAGCGAGCTTAAGGCATCTCTCCCATATCTTAAAACAACGGTTGCAACTGCTACGTACGGCTTGCCTACCAAATGGCTTGCCTACTCCATACTGGCTAAAATGTATTTAAATGCCGCCGTTTATACCGGCACATCGCGGTACGACGACTGTATTGCTGCCTGCGATCAGATCATCAGTTCGGGCCTGTACTCTTTAGAGCCTATGGCTACTTATCTTCAAATGTTTTATCCTACAAACGGCCCCTCGCAAAAGGAATTTATTTTTGCTATTCCGTATGACGCATCCACCTCAAATGGTAATATGTTTTTCGCCCGGTACGATTTAAATCGTAACCTGGGTATCCGCTATTCCTATTCAGGCTCAACAGCCGGGGCATATACCGATCCTGTTATTAACCAAAGCACAGGCAACGGCTTGGTTAACAATTCTCCGAGCGGCCCACGTATGACCACATCCGAGTTTTATGCTTATTTTGATGACGCCAATGATGTGCGTAACAAACAATGGTTAACCGGACAACAATACTGGCAAGATGGTACCCCCATCATGGTGTCGAGCACTAACCTGGGATACAACCAATTCTACACCGGTGGTAGTCCAAAAACAACTTACGTATATTCTTTGGTACTTAGCCCGCTTACATCAAGTTCGGTACGCTCCGGTACTGCCTCTTCGTTTGATTTGGGTAACGATGAAATTGCCTGGAACATTGGATACCGCAACATCAAATTCTTTCCGGATTATACCAATACCATCAGCAGGAATCAAAATAATGATATGCCTATTTTCAGGTACTCAGATATTATTTTAATGAAAGCTGAAGCCATTCTGCGTGGTGGCGCACCAACCTTAGGGGCCACCGCCTTATCATTGGTAAACCAAATTAAAGCGGTACGTACCACCACAGCCGCTTTGGGCAGCGTTACCCTGAGCACCATTTACAGCGAGCGCTGCAAAGAATTAGCCTGGGAAGGCTGGCACCGTAACGACATGATCCGTTTTGGTATGTTTGAAAACAGTTATGGCTTGGGCAAAACCAACGCGGATGTTACCCGCCGGATCTTCCCGATACCAAGTACTGCCATGTCGGCCAACTCGGCACTGGTTCAAAACACGGGTTACTAA